Proteins encoded by one window of Cyclobacteriaceae bacterium:
- the rsfS gene encoding ribosome silencing factor: MAKKRKGVSSEKLCDAIVKGMQEKKALDILVLDLRKVKNAIADFFVICSGGSDKQLDAIAESVDAEVYKALNENPWHVEGKNNKEWVLLDYFDVVAHIFRKDKREFFALEKLWGDAEVTEIEDAAITK, translated from the coding sequence ATGGCGAAGAAAAGAAAGGGTGTCAGTTCTGAAAAACTTTGTGACGCCATAGTAAAAGGAATGCAGGAGAAAAAAGCCCTCGACATCCTGGTTCTGGATCTGAGAAAAGTAAAAAATGCCATTGCCGATTTTTTTGTGATCTGTTCAGGTGGTTCAGACAAGCAACTGGATGCCATTGCCGAATCCGTTGACGCTGAAGTATACAAGGCTTTGAACGAAAATCCCTGGCATGTGGAAGGCAAAAACAATAAAGAATGGGTGTTACTCGACTACTTTGATGTGGTTGCCCACATCTTCCGCAAAGACAAGCGCGAATTTTTCGCCCTTGAAAAACTGTGGGGAGATGCGGAAGTAACAGAAATTGAAGATGCTGCCATAACCAAATAA
- a CDS encoding HAMP domain-containing sensor histidine kinase translates to MDYKFNWKSPVVPRILFLAASIFALCFFLFENHYWLAIAFLGLTAFQIKQLIDLVDQSNKDIASFLDSVSFDDFSASFKTESHDPYVQRFHQELNEALTRLRNSRQEKDSEYLFYKNIVMHVGIGLVIFNDTTGKIEIFNSAARKLLKINNANALGDLKEVDPNLVHTFLRLKTGGRELMRLKVGEDIIQLSIYAIELTLRGENMKLISLQNIQSELEEKEMEAWQNLVRVLTHEIMNSVTPISSLAGTMEAEISDHVKGTEEKPLQKDQLEDIHLSLQTISKRSENLIQFVKEFRSLTHIPKPRLQTFLVCTLLDEICMLHKNELAEKNIKLVVNIDPPDLTLLADRGLTEQVLINLVKNAIQAFDEEQEEKVITVKASVTEKNRPVISVRDNGSGIDPEALEKIFIPFFTTKKSGSGIGLSLSRQVMRQHQGTLTVKSTVGEGTEFFMRF, encoded by the coding sequence ATGGATTATAAGTTTAACTGGAAATCACCGGTTGTACCCAGAATACTGTTTTTAGCGGCCAGCATTTTTGCGCTCTGTTTTTTTCTGTTCGAAAATCACTATTGGCTAGCCATTGCGTTTCTGGGGCTCACCGCTTTTCAGATTAAACAACTGATTGACCTGGTTGATCAATCGAATAAAGACATTGCCTCCTTTCTCGACTCGGTAAGCTTTGATGATTTTTCAGCTTCCTTTAAAACCGAAAGCCATGATCCATACGTGCAACGCTTTCATCAGGAACTAAACGAAGCCCTTACGCGACTGCGAAACTCGCGCCAGGAAAAAGATTCGGAATACCTGTTTTATAAAAACATTGTGATGCACGTGGGTATCGGCTTGGTGATTTTTAACGATACCACCGGAAAAATTGAAATCTTTAACAGCGCTGCACGAAAGCTTTTAAAAATAAATAATGCGAATGCGTTAGGCGATTTAAAAGAAGTTGATCCTAACCTCGTTCATACGTTTTTACGTTTAAAAACTGGTGGCCGTGAGTTGATGCGCCTAAAAGTCGGGGAAGACATTATTCAACTTTCCATCTATGCGATTGAATTGACCCTGCGCGGTGAAAACATGAAACTGATTTCATTGCAAAACATTCAGAGTGAACTGGAAGAAAAGGAAATGGAAGCCTGGCAAAACCTGGTGCGCGTGCTCACACACGAAATCATGAATTCGGTTACTCCGATTTCATCGTTGGCCGGAACCATGGAGGCCGAGATCAGCGACCACGTGAAGGGAACAGAAGAAAAGCCGTTGCAAAAAGATCAGTTGGAAGATATCCACCTGTCGCTGCAAACCATCAGCAAGCGAAGTGAAAACCTGATTCAGTTTGTAAAAGAATTTCGTAGTCTCACTCACATACCCAAGCCGCGTTTACAAACTTTTCTCGTATGCACCTTGCTGGATGAAATCTGCATGTTGCACAAAAATGAGCTAGCCGAAAAGAACATTAAGCTTGTGGTCAACATCGATCCGCCTGATTTAACCTTGTTGGCCGATCGGGGGTTAACCGAGCAAGTGCTGATTAACCTTGTAAAAAATGCCATTCAGGCGTTTGATGAAGAACAGGAAGAAAAAGTGATTACGGTAAAGGCATCTGTTACCGAGAAAAACCGACCGGTGATTTCAGTCCGTGATAATGGCTCCGGTATTGATCCCGAGGCCCTTGAGAAAATCTTTATCCCCTTCTTTACCACCAAGAAATCGGGTTCAGGAATTGGGCTGAGTTTATCGCGTCAGGTGATGCGTCAGCATCAGGGAACACTCACCGTAAAATCCACCGTTGGAGAAGGTACCGAATTCTTTATGCGATTCTAA
- a CDS encoding biotin--[acetyl-CoA-carboxylase] ligase, translating to MGHKLVFVPECHSTNDEAQRLLQQKGSADGLVVITANQTAGRGQRGNTWITEPGKNLTFSIGLKPHFLDPKKQFFLSMAISLGLLDGLTSLLPKAEVKIKWPNDMMLNGKKTCGILIENQLMGQLLDRAVVGIGVNVNQVSFSIPTATSLAAEAGHEFDLNELFSHLLQKIEARYLQLKVGEFDRMKYDYEQHLYWRDEVHDFVVNEQPVSGIIEAVSEEGKLEVLIDGKFKQFAFKEISYGYNQ from the coding sequence ATGGGGCACAAACTGGTTTTCGTGCCAGAATGTCATTCTACCAACGATGAAGCACAACGCCTGCTTCAACAAAAGGGTTCAGCGGATGGTTTGGTGGTGATAACAGCCAATCAAACGGCTGGGCGGGGTCAGCGCGGCAACACGTGGATTACGGAGCCGGGCAAGAATCTCACCTTTTCCATTGGATTAAAGCCACACTTTCTTGATCCTAAAAAGCAGTTCTTCCTCAGCATGGCGATTTCGTTGGGTTTGCTGGATGGTTTGACAAGTTTGTTGCCTAAGGCCGAAGTAAAAATCAAGTGGCCAAACGATATGATGCTGAACGGCAAAAAAACCTGCGGCATCCTGATCGAAAATCAGTTGATGGGCCAGCTGCTGGATCGAGCGGTGGTGGGGATTGGCGTGAATGTAAATCAGGTTTCGTTCTCCATTCCAACGGCAACCTCGCTGGCTGCTGAAGCCGGGCATGAATTTGATTTGAATGAATTGTTTTCACATTTACTGCAAAAAATTGAAGCGCGCTATTTACAACTAAAAGTGGGAGAATTTGATCGGATGAAATATGATTATGAGCAACATTTGTATTGGCGCGATGAGGTTCATGATTTTGTTGTGAATGAGCAACCCGTTTCAGGGATAATAGAAGCCGTTTCAGAAGAAGGGAAACTGGAAGTTTTGATTGATGGCAAATTCAAACAATTTGCTTTTAAGGAAATCAGTTACGGATACAACCAATGA
- a CDS encoding YopX family protein gives MKEFQPRTFKFKAWNREARLLMKLGSIDCVKGELFKRDHILLQYTGLVDKHDEEIYEMDILLKQDRKFLVRWHDSFNGWYIVNYPGKDSFQPLHKEDAQRMKRLCNFFESDENTES, from the coding sequence ATGAAAGAATTCCAACCCCGTACGTTTAAATTTAAAGCCTGGAATCGAGAGGCGCGATTGCTGATGAAGCTGGGTAGCATCGATTGTGTAAAGGGAGAGTTGTTTAAGCGCGATCATATTTTATTGCAATATACCGGCCTGGTAGATAAGCACGATGAAGAGATTTATGAGATGGATATCCTGCTTAAGCAGGACCGAAAATTTTTGGTGCGCTGGCACGATAGTTTTAACGGTTGGTATATCGTGAACTATCCGGGTAAGGATTCGTTCCAACCGCTCCACAAGGAAGATGCACAGCGCATGAAGCGGTTATGTAATTTTTTTGAGTCGGATGAAAATACGGAAAGCTGA
- a CDS encoding sigma-54 dependent transcriptional regulator: MNPEGGKILMIDDDEDVLLAAKMLLKKQNHHVIIEKNPNKIPFLLNNDTYDVILLDMNFSKDITSGKEGFYWLEKILEKDPSAVVILITAFGDVEMAVKALKQGATDFILKPWQNEKLIATISTAIRLKQSYNEVDKLRKAKEMLEEQISKPFGEIIGESIAIKEVFGLIDKVAKTDANVLILGENGTGKELIARAIHQRSLRKDNSFVSVDMGAITETLFESELFGHKKGAFTDAREDRPGRFELANGGTLFLDEIGNLSMALQSKLLSALQSRQVTRVGSNQSIAVDIRLICATNMPLHQMVEQGTFRQDLLYRINTVEIKVPPLADRVEDISLLARHYLDYYARKYHKQVTTIAPNAMDKLKRYAWPGNIRELQHAIERAVIMTDSASLQESDFLFSRPVSSSSAETLNLDEVEKAAIVKALNLHSGNISKAADELGLTRASLYRRMEKYGL, translated from the coding sequence ATGAATCCTGAAGGTGGCAAAATATTGATGATCGATGATGATGAGGACGTTCTACTGGCAGCCAAGATGTTGCTCAAGAAGCAAAACCACCATGTAATCATAGAAAAGAACCCGAATAAAATTCCTTTTTTACTCAATAACGACACGTACGATGTGATCCTGCTGGACATGAATTTCAGCAAGGACATTACCAGCGGTAAGGAAGGCTTTTACTGGCTGGAAAAAATTCTGGAGAAAGATCCGAGCGCGGTGGTCATCCTGATCACGGCTTTTGGCGATGTGGAAATGGCCGTGAAAGCCCTGAAGCAAGGCGCCACCGATTTCATCCTTAAACCCTGGCAAAATGAAAAATTAATTGCCACCATTTCTACGGCCATTCGTTTGAAGCAGTCGTACAACGAAGTAGACAAGTTGCGCAAAGCCAAAGAAATGCTGGAAGAGCAAATCAGTAAACCGTTTGGCGAAATCATTGGCGAAAGCATAGCCATTAAAGAAGTGTTCGGGCTGATTGATAAAGTAGCCAAGACGGATGCCAACGTGTTGATACTCGGAGAAAACGGAACTGGAAAAGAACTCATCGCCCGCGCCATTCACCAACGCTCGCTGCGGAAAGACAACAGCTTCGTTTCGGTGGATATGGGTGCCATTACAGAAACGTTGTTTGAAAGCGAATTATTCGGCCATAAGAAGGGCGCCTTTACCGATGCGCGCGAAGATCGGCCCGGAAGATTTGAACTGGCCAATGGCGGCACACTCTTTTTAGACGAAATCGGAAACCTAAGCATGGCATTGCAAAGTAAATTGCTGAGCGCACTGCAATCGCGGCAGGTAACGCGGGTAGGTTCCAACCAGTCGATAGCGGTTGATATTCGTTTAATCTGTGCCACCAACATGCCGCTGCATCAAATGGTGGAGCAGGGAACATTCCGTCAGGATTTATTGTACCGCATCAACACGGTTGAAATCAAAGTTCCGCCTTTGGCCGATCGCGTTGAAGATATTTCATTACTCGCACGCCATTACCTCGATTACTACGCCCGTAAGTACCACAAGCAGGTAACAACCATCGCACCGAACGCGATGGACAAACTAAAACGATATGCCTGGCCTGGCAATATCCGTGAGTTGCAACACGCCATTGAACGTGCCGTGATCATGACCGACTCGGCTTCGTTACAGGAAAGCGATTTCCTGTTTAGCCGACCGGTATCCTCTTCATCGGCAGAAACGTTAAACCTGGATGAAGTGGAAAAAGCGGCTATCGTGAAAGCCTTGAATCTGCACAGCGGAAATATTTCGAAAGCTGCTGACGAGCTGGGATTAACCCGCGCTTCGCTGTATCGCAGAATGGAAAAGTATGGATTATAA
- a CDS encoding UDP-2,3-diacylglucosamine diphosphatase: MNTPVEIKLEAGKKIFFASDFHLGVPNYEDSLAREKRIVRWLDSIKSEAQAIYLLGDIFDFWFEYRQAIPKGFIRLQGKLAELRDAGIPIIFFTGNHDMWMFDYFPRELDIPIYRNPVVLTCNNQKLMIGHGDGLGPGDTSYKILKKFFNSKICQWLFARIHPNLGIGIAKIWSRKSRISNTKREEKFEGEENEFLLTYCKELEKHHHHDYYIFGHRHLPLDLEVGANSRYINLGEWVHFNTYAVYDGKTVELKTFSA; this comes from the coding sequence ATGAATACCCCTGTGGAAATTAAACTTGAAGCCGGTAAGAAGATTTTCTTTGCCTCCGATTTCCATTTGGGTGTACCCAATTATGAGGATAGTCTGGCTCGTGAAAAGCGAATTGTGCGGTGGCTCGACTCCATAAAAAGCGAAGCTCAGGCGATTTACCTGTTAGGCGATATTTTTGATTTCTGGTTTGAATACCGGCAAGCCATTCCGAAAGGATTTATCCGGTTACAGGGAAAACTTGCGGAACTGCGCGATGCGGGGATTCCCATTATTTTCTTCACCGGCAATCACGACATGTGGATGTTTGATTACTTCCCACGCGAACTGGATATCCCGATTTACCGTAACCCGGTGGTACTAACGTGCAACAATCAAAAATTAATGATCGGCCATGGCGATGGACTTGGCCCGGGTGACACCTCCTATAAAATCCTGAAAAAGTTTTTCAACAGTAAAATTTGCCAGTGGCTGTTTGCCCGTATACATCCCAACCTTGGCATAGGCATTGCTAAAATATGGTCGAGAAAAAGCCGGATCAGTAACACGAAACGTGAAGAAAAATTTGAAGGAGAAGAAAATGAATTTTTGCTTACCTATTGTAAAGAACTGGAAAAGCATCACCACCATGATTACTACATTTTCGGTCACCGGCATTTACCGCTCGATCTGGAAGTGGGTGCAAACAGCCGGTACATCAATCTTGGTGAGTGGGTTCACTTTAATACCTATGCCGTGTACGATGGAAAAACCGTTGAGCTTAAAACTTTTTCCGCATAG
- a CDS encoding TonB-dependent receptor: MKILKKSFVLVFIFTAHWLHAQSLTQTLRGKIVDQVTQMPLPGATVMVLNTDPLVGATTDVDGEFKIQKLPVGTYTVRVSFIGYKDFILPNVIVNSGKEVVLNIPIEEDIVQMDEIVVTATEKDRTINDMVLISGRTFSVEETRKFAAAVNDPARMAASFSGVVSTDDGNNNISIRGNSPNGLLWRMEGIDIPNPNHFVNPGTSGGGISILSSQLLTNSDFLTGAFTAEYGNALSGVFDLSLRKGNNEKREFTLQAGFLGTDFAAEGPIAKNYKGSYLINYRYSTLSLLAQLGVPLGDFATNFQDLSVNIHLPINSKNSISVFGFGGLSDQHKDAVQDSLKWESEYDRYSDRYFSNTGAIGIKHAYMINTNNFLQTTVLASGNAMGDKMYKLDDEYQDRFWYYEKFSNTKITVSSVLNTKLSARYSVRSGVYLNQLYYNLEQSEFNEDAEQLDTFINTKGNTQSIQLFSQLNIKASERFTINAGLHYLQLLLNNSKSLEPRVSASYALNERNSISFGYGLHSQVQPLGSYFAEYVDDGQIILPNKNLGLSKAHHVVVGYDRSLNPYLRMKVETYYQHLFNIPVKPGENESYSIINQQWSFQTDPLINEGLGKNYGAEFTLEQFTHNNLYFLLTASIYNSLYKTQENAWRNTRYNGNANMTFTAGKEFTLKKDRVLGLNVRSLYSGGLRTTPVDLEESLLKGETVYQEDKAFEEQNPAYFRTDIRISLKRNKPKSTHTLALDIQNVTNRKNIYGSYFEPLTGKITTAYQTPLIPVLSYKIEF; the protein is encoded by the coding sequence ATGAAAATTCTAAAAAAGAGCTTTGTCCTTGTTTTCATTTTCACAGCCCACTGGCTGCATGCCCAATCATTAACCCAAACCCTTCGGGGAAAGATTGTCGATCAGGTAACCCAAATGCCTTTGCCCGGTGCAACGGTTATGGTGTTGAATACTGATCCGTTAGTTGGCGCAACCACAGATGTGGATGGCGAATTTAAAATCCAGAAACTGCCAGTTGGTACATACACTGTGCGGGTTAGTTTTATCGGCTATAAAGATTTCATTCTGCCTAACGTAATTGTCAACTCCGGAAAGGAAGTGGTCTTGAACATTCCCATCGAAGAAGATATTGTGCAAATGGATGAGATTGTGGTGACGGCTACTGAAAAAGACCGCACCATCAACGACATGGTATTGATCAGCGGCCGTACCTTTTCTGTTGAAGAAACCCGGAAGTTTGCTGCTGCCGTGAATGATCCCGCCCGTATGGCCGCATCGTTCTCGGGGGTGGTGAGTACCGATGATGGGAATAATAATATTTCCATTCGCGGTAACAGTCCGAACGGATTGCTGTGGCGCATGGAAGGCATAGACATTCCAAACCCCAATCACTTTGTAAATCCGGGCACTTCCGGAGGCGGCATTTCCATTCTCAGTTCACAACTGCTCACCAACTCCGACTTTCTAACGGGTGCCTTTACCGCGGAATACGGCAACGCGCTATCCGGTGTGTTTGATTTAAGTCTGAGAAAGGGTAACAACGAAAAAAGAGAATTTACGCTACAAGCTGGCTTTTTGGGTACTGACTTTGCGGCCGAAGGACCCATTGCCAAAAACTATAAGGGTTCTTACCTGATCAATTACCGGTACTCAACCCTCTCGCTATTGGCACAACTGGGTGTTCCACTTGGCGACTTTGCGACCAACTTTCAAGATTTATCAGTGAACATTCATCTACCCATCAACAGCAAGAACAGTATTTCTGTTTTTGGATTTGGTGGCTTGAGCGATCAGCACAAAGATGCTGTACAGGATTCACTGAAATGGGAAAGTGAATACGATCGCTATAGTGACAGATATTTTTCCAATACCGGAGCAATAGGCATCAAACATGCCTACATGATCAACACGAATAACTTTTTACAAACCACGGTGCTGGCATCAGGCAACGCCATGGGCGATAAAATGTACAAACTGGACGATGAATACCAAGATCGGTTTTGGTATTATGAAAAGTTCAGTAACACAAAAATCACTGTTAGCTCGGTTTTAAACACCAAGTTATCGGCACGGTATAGTGTGCGAAGCGGAGTTTACCTGAATCAATTGTACTACAATCTTGAGCAAAGCGAATTTAATGAAGACGCGGAGCAACTTGATACGTTTATCAACACCAAAGGAAATACACAAAGCATTCAGTTGTTTTCGCAGCTTAACATAAAGGCAAGTGAACGCTTTACCATAAATGCCGGACTTCATTATCTTCAACTGTTGTTGAATAATTCCAAGTCATTGGAGCCACGGGTCAGTGCATCGTATGCGCTCAACGAAAGAAACAGCATCAGTTTTGGATATGGATTACACAGTCAGGTTCAACCGCTCGGATCTTATTTTGCTGAATACGTAGATGACGGTCAGATTATATTGCCTAACAAAAATCTAGGCTTAAGTAAGGCACATCATGTTGTAGTTGGTTATGACCGGTCATTAAATCCATACCTGCGTATGAAAGTGGAGACCTACTATCAACACTTGTTTAATATACCGGTTAAGCCCGGGGAGAACGAATCTTACTCGATTATTAATCAACAGTGGTCATTTCAAACTGATCCATTAATAAATGAAGGCCTCGGTAAAAATTATGGTGCAGAATTTACACTGGAGCAATTCACTCACAACAACCTGTACTTTCTGCTGACTGCTTCCATATACAATTCATTATACAAAACACAGGAGAACGCGTGGCGCAACACACGCTACAACGGTAACGCCAACATGACCTTTACTGCTGGTAAAGAATTCACCCTAAAAAAAGATCGCGTACTCGGATTGAATGTTCGAAGCCTGTACAGCGGTGGCTTGCGTACCACTCCGGTAGACCTGGAGGAATCACTTTTAAAAGGGGAAACCGTTTATCAGGAAGATAAAGCATTTGAAGAACAGAATCCTGCTTACTTCAGAACGGACATCCGCATCAGTTTAAAGCGCAACAAACCCAAGTCAACCCATACACTTGCATTGGATATTCAAAATGTAACTAACCGAAAAAATATTTACGGAAGTTATTTCGAACCGCTTACCGGAAAAATCACGACTGCATACCAAACGCCTTTGATACCGGTATTGAGTTATAAGATTGAGTTTTGA
- the acpP gene encoding acyl carrier protein produces MADVSQKVARILIDKLGVAESEINPDTNLVKDLGIDSLDYAEIVMDFEQTFDIRIPDEDAEKLTTIGAAVAYIEKKLQDKK; encoded by the coding sequence ATGGCTGACGTTTCGCAAAAAGTTGCCCGCATATTAATCGATAAACTTGGTGTAGCTGAGTCTGAAATCAACCCCGATACAAACCTGGTGAAAGACCTGGGAATTGACTCGCTTGACTACGCTGAAATTGTGATGGATTTCGAGCAAACATTTGATATCCGCATTCCCGATGAAGATGCTGAAAAACTTACCACCATTGGGGCAGCCGTAGCCTACATTGAAAAAAAGCTACAGGATAAAAAGTAG
- a CDS encoding DUF2268 domain-containing putative Zn-dependent protease (predicted Zn-dependent protease with a strongly conserved HExxH motif), producing MKTITGVLVAMLLQSVACAQQHTITTEDITHFWEAYDALTSAKSKEDSISIIQQRYIDRATEHFKTFIRIRKFTAEEYVTLLSKYPKFWKSVRPLTENIAYRKAEIETVLQKFKNELPGFEIPDVCFAIGCLRTGGTIGDQLILIGSEIAAANKEVVKDELSPWLKSIIGNTGDIVSMVAHEAVHTRQRGNLRNAGLLVPVLNEGIADFVTEKISGMNINTLIHTYGKENACVIRDEFNEAIQNKSADLKPWLYNGNNSGGRVADLGYYVGYAIAELYYNKQSDKQKALEWLLDRSKYKKIYELSGYKESCK from the coding sequence ATGAAGACGATAACCGGAGTTTTAGTTGCCATGCTCTTGCAAAGTGTTGCATGCGCACAACAGCATACCATCACCACAGAAGACATTACCCATTTTTGGGAAGCCTATGACGCGTTGACTTCCGCCAAATCAAAAGAAGACAGTATTTCCATTATTCAACAGCGCTACATTGACCGTGCAACCGAGCATTTCAAAACGTTTATCCGCATCCGCAAATTTACCGCTGAGGAGTATGTAACGTTGCTTAGTAAATATCCGAAGTTCTGGAAATCAGTCAGACCACTGACAGAAAATATCGCCTATCGAAAAGCGGAGATTGAAACAGTTTTACAAAAGTTTAAAAATGAATTGCCGGGATTTGAGATTCCGGATGTTTGTTTCGCGATTGGATGTTTGCGTACGGGTGGTACCATAGGTGATCAATTAATCTTGATAGGATCGGAAATTGCTGCTGCAAATAAGGAAGTTGTAAAAGATGAATTGTCTCCCTGGTTGAAAAGCATAATCGGCAATACAGGCGATATCGTATCGATGGTGGCACATGAAGCGGTGCATACACGGCAGCGTGGTAATCTCAGAAATGCGGGCTTACTGGTACCTGTTTTAAATGAAGGAATAGCAGACTTTGTAACAGAAAAAATTTCGGGAATGAACATCAATACGCTTATTCATACTTATGGAAAGGAAAATGCTTGTGTCATACGAGATGAGTTCAATGAGGCAATCCAAAATAAAAGCGCGGATTTAAAGCCCTGGTTGTACAATGGAAATAACTCGGGAGGGAGAGTGGCTGATCTCGGTTATTATGTTGGGTACGCCATTGCTGAATTGTACTATAACAAACAGTCCGACAAGCAAAAAGCATTGGAGTGGTTGCTGGATAGAAGTAAGTACAAGAAAATTTATGAGTTAAGTGGTTATAAGGAAAGCTGCAAGTAA
- the ftsH gene encoding ATP-dependent zinc metalloprotease FtsH, producing the protein MSDKRDNKMIPPKVPKGGNYQLWVILVTIAVIMGVMWFTSNNNLKEKDENELKAMIESRDVRSIILIKDKEYVEVTLNSNALQNAKYKEDIQGPMGQNNAGPHYKVKVISVDNFDRKYNEWISKIPEADRPEYRSETRIDYIGHFFSWGFLFLLLFGFWMLMRRMTGGGGPGGQIFNIGKSKAALFDAENKVKITFEDVAGLEEAKEEIREIVEFLKNPSKFTKLGGKIPKGALLVGPPGTGKTLLAKAVAGEAAVPFFSLSGSDFVEMFVGVGAARVRDLFKQAKEKAPCIVFIDEIDAIGRSRGRGQMPGANDERENTLNSLLVEMDGFATDSGVIILAATNRPDVLDSALLRPGRFDRQISIDKPDIVGREAIFKVHLKPIKLDSSVDIKKLSAQTPGFAGAEIANVCNEAALIAARRDKKAVDMQDFQDAIDRVIGGLEKKTKIISPEEKKIVAYHEAGHAVAGWFLEHADPLVKVSIVPRGVAALGYAQYLPKEQFLYQTEQLLDEMCMTFGGRAAEDLIFGKISTGALSDLERITKMAYSMVTVYGMNPEIGNMSFYDSKANDYAFQKPYSDATAQRIDQEVKKIIDSCYKRTKDLLSKHREHLEVIAKELLEKEILFQSDLERLIGKRPFDKLTTYQQFTNGSGEKKEEKVEVPPAPEVIPVSEEPKTDNP; encoded by the coding sequence ATGTCGGATAAGCGCGATAATAAAATGATCCCTCCAAAGGTGCCCAAGGGTGGCAACTATCAATTATGGGTAATCCTGGTCACCATTGCGGTGATTATGGGGGTGATGTGGTTTACATCAAACAACAACCTGAAAGAAAAAGATGAGAATGAGCTGAAAGCGATGATTGAAAGTCGCGATGTACGGAGCATTATACTCATAAAAGATAAAGAATACGTTGAAGTAACCTTGAATTCAAATGCCTTGCAGAATGCGAAATACAAGGAAGATATTCAGGGGCCAATGGGTCAAAACAACGCTGGCCCACACTATAAAGTAAAAGTTATCTCCGTTGATAATTTCGACAGGAAATACAACGAGTGGATCAGTAAAATTCCTGAAGCCGATCGCCCCGAGTACAGATCGGAAACACGAATCGATTACATCGGCCATTTCTTTAGCTGGGGCTTTTTGTTCCTGTTGTTGTTTGGCTTCTGGATGTTGATGCGCAGAATGACGGGTGGCGGTGGCCCCGGTGGTCAGATTTTCAACATCGGAAAATCAAAGGCAGCGTTGTTCGATGCCGAAAACAAAGTAAAAATTACGTTTGAAGATGTTGCCGGTTTGGAAGAAGCCAAAGAAGAAATTCGTGAGATCGTTGAGTTCTTGAAGAACCCATCCAAGTTCACCAAGCTGGGTGGTAAAATTCCGAAAGGTGCATTGCTCGTAGGCCCTCCGGGTACCGGTAAAACCTTGTTGGCAAAAGCCGTTGCCGGTGAAGCTGCAGTGCCGTTCTTCTCCTTGTCAGGTTCAGATTTCGTGGAAATGTTTGTGGGTGTAGGTGCTGCGCGTGTACGCGACCTGTTCAAGCAAGCCAAAGAAAAGGCTCCGTGTATTGTGTTTATCGATGAGATCGATGCCATCGGTCGTTCGCGTGGTCGCGGCCAGATGCCGGGTGCCAACGATGAACGTGAAAATACCTTGAACTCATTATTGGTAGAGATGGATGGTTTTGCAACCGATTCAGGTGTAATTATTCTGGCAGCTACCAACCGACCGGATGTACTCGACTCTGCCTTATTGCGTCCCGGTCGTTTCGACAGGCAGATCAGCATTGATAAGCCGGATATTGTTGGTCGGGAAGCTATCTTTAAGGTGCACCTGAAGCCTATCAAACTGGATTCATCGGTTGACATTAAAAAACTTTCGGCACAAACGCCTGGCTTTGCCGGTGCTGAAATTGCCAACGTATGTAACGAAGCTGCCTTGATCGCTGCACGCAGAGATAAGAAAGCCGTTGACATGCAGGATTTTCAGGATGCGATTGACCGCGTGATTGGTGGATTGGAAAAGAAAACCAAAATCATTTCACCGGAAGAAAAGAAAATTGTGGCTTACCACGAAGCGGGTCATGCCGTAGCCGGTTGGTTCCTGGAGCATGCCGATCCGTTGGTGAAGGTTAGCATTGTACCGCGTGGTGTTGCCGCGTTGGGTTATGCTCAATATTTACCGAAAGAACAGTTCCTCTATCAAACCGAGCAATTGTTGGATGAGATGTGCATGACCTTCGGTGGTCGCGCAGCTGAAGATCTTATTTTTGGAAAGATTTCTACAGGAGCTTTGAGCGATCTGGAACGCATAACCAAAATGGCCTACAGTATGGTAACGGTTTACGGCATGAACCCTGAAATCGGAAACATGTCGTTCTACGATTCAAAAGCTAACGATTACGCGTTTCAAAAACCGTATTCAGATGCCACGGCTCAACGTATCGACCAGGAAGTGAAGAAGATCATCGATTCCTGCTACAAGCGCACGAAAGATTTGTTGAGCAAACACCGTGAACACCTGGAAGTGATTGCCAAAGAGTTGTTGGAAAAGGAAATCCTGTTCCAGTCGGATCTGGAAAGATTGATTGGCAAACGACCATTCGATAAGCTTACTACCTACCAGCAGTTCACGAATGGTAGTGGCGAAAAGAAAGAAGAAAAGGTTGAGGTTCCGCCTGCACCGGAAGTGATTCCGGTTTCGGAAGAACCCAAGACCGATAACCCATAA